A genome region from Gouania willdenowi unplaced genomic scaffold, fGouWil2.1 scaffold_31_arrow_ctg1, whole genome shotgun sequence includes the following:
- the LOC114459497 gene encoding protein NLRC3-like: MKQEELAERLQSRTKAPQYKRELKSKLKKKFQCVSEGVAKAGSPTLLKEIYTELYITEGGGGEVNQEHEVIQIETASRRSDTAERAITLEEIFKPRPGRPRPIRTVMTKGVAGIGKTLLTHKFTVDWAEDKAQQEVYFTFPLTFRELNVLRGRSFSLVGLVDHFFSGSKEAGICSFQDFLVLFILDGLDECRLSLDFLSTQTLTDVSESTSVEVLLINLIRGELLPSARLWITTRPAAANQIPPECVDMVTEVRGFTDPQKEEYFRRRSTDEEQVSRIMSHIRTCRSLHIMCHIPLFCWITATVLEDLLKSREKEELPRTLTQIYSHYVVLQNKVKMVKFDGGAATDQHWSPQSREMMESLGKLAFEQLQKGKLIFYDSDLTECGMDLRAAAVCSGVFTQVFREESSLYQDKVFTFIHLSLQEFLAALHVHQTFISSKVNLLDHKPLNLPYSGGQPDFNLLHQSAVDEALRSPNGHLDLFLRFLLGLSLLTNQRLLQGLLTQTGSDSQTNQRTVKYIKKKLSESLSTERSINLFHCLNEVNDHSLLEQIQRSMNSGSLSTEKLSPAQWSALVFILLSSQEHLDVFDLKRFSPSEEAFLKLLPVILRADHGGEQRIKAGVRKYFCHIHLDTNSINRNLRLSDNNRMVTRLWEEELYPDHQDRFDHYYQVLCSTGLTGRCYWEVEWNGNVSIAVSYRGIRRKGNSKDCRFGNNNLSWSLRCYSGFYYFRHKNILTRTSCLCGSSGRVGVYVDCPDGRLSFYKVSSDSLTLIHTVCTSFTDTLYPGFGIGFDSSVSLSPL, translated from the exons atgaagcaggaggagctggctgagcgtctgcagagca gaacaaaggCTCCTCAATACAAACGTGAGCTGAAGTCCAAGCTGAAGAAGAagttccagtgtgtgtctgagggcgtggctaaagcaggaagtccaaccctcctgaaggagatctacacagagctctacatcacagagggagggggtggagaggtcaaccaggaacatgaggtcatacagatagaaacagcatccaggagatcagacacagcagaaagagccaTCACACTAGAAGAGATCTTTAAACCCCGTCCTGGAAgacctcgaccaatcaggacagtgatgacaaagggcgtggctggcattgggaaaacactcttaacacacaagttcactgtGGACTGGGCTGAAGACAAAGCCCAGCAGGAGGTCTACTTCACATTCCCACTGACCttcagagagctgaacgtgctgagggggaggagcttcagcttggtgggacttgttgatcacttcttctctggaagcaaagaagcaggaatctgcagcttccaggacttcctggttttgttcatcttggatggtctggatgagtgtcggctctctctggacttcctcagcactcagaccctgactgatgtctcagagtccacctcagtggaggttctgctgataaacctcatcagaggagaactgcttccatcagctcgcctctggataaccacacggcctgcagcagccaatcagatacctcctgagtgtgtggacatggtgacagaggtcagagggttTACGGACCCTCAGAAGGAGGAGTACTTCAGGAGGAGGtccacagatgaggagcaggtcagcaggatcatgtcccacatcaggacgtgtcgtagcctccacatcatgtgccacatcccgctcttctgctggatcactgctacagttctggaggacttgttgaagagcagagagaaggaagagctgcccaggactctgactcagatctacagccactatgtggtccttcagaacaaagtcaagatggtgaagtttgatggaggagctgccacagatcaacactggagtccacagagcagggagatgatggagtctctgggaaaactggcttttgagcagctgcagaaaggaaagCTGATCTTCTATGACAGTGACCTGACAGAGTGTGGCATGGACCTCAGAGCAGCCGCAGTGTGCTCAGGAGTGTTCACACAGGTCTTCAGAGAGGAGAGCAGCCTGTACCAGGACAAGGTGTTCACCTTCATCCACCTGAGCCTTCAGGAGTTTCTGGCTGCTCTTCATGTCCATCAGACCTTCATCAGCTCTAAAGTCAACCTGCTGGATCATAAACCACTGAACCTTCCCTATAGTGGAGGTCAGCCTGACTTTAACCTTCTCCATCAGAGTGCTGTGGACGAGGCCTTACGGAGTCCAAACGGACACTTGGACTTGTTCCTCCGCTTCCtgctgggtctttcactgctgaccaatcagaggctcctacaaggcctgctgacacagacaggaagtgactcacagaccaatcaaagaacagttaaatacatcaagaagaagctgagtgagagtttgtccacagagagaagcatcaACCTGTTCCACTGTCTGAATGAAGTGAATGATCACTCTCTGCTGGAGCAGATCCAACGGTCCATGAATTCAGGAAGTCTCTCCACAGAGAAactgtctcctgctcagtggtcagctctggtcttcatcttactgtcatcacaagaacatctggatgtctttgacctgaagagattctctccttcagaggaagcttttctgaagctgctcccagtgatc ctgag ggcggaccatggaggagagcagaggatcaaagctggtgtgaggaagt atttctgtcacattcacctcgacacaaactccatcaacagaaacctcagactgtctgacaacaacaggatGGTGACACGTTTGTGGGAGGAGGAGCTTTATCCTGATcatcaggacagatttgatCACTACTATCAGGTTCTGTGTagtactggtctgactggtcgctgttactgggaggtggagtggaATGGAAATGTTTCTAtagcagtgagttacagaggaatCAGAAGAAAAGGAAACAGTAAAGATTGTAGGTTTGGAAATAATAATCTGTCCTGGAGTCTGAGATGTTACAGTGGTTTTTACTACttcagacacaaaaacatactCACACGTACCTCCTGTCtctgtggttcctctggtagagtaggagtgtatgtggactgtcctgatggacgtctgtccttctataaagtctcctctgactctctgactctcatccacaccgtctgtacctccttcactgacactctgtatCCTGGGTTTGGGATTGGGTTTGATTCctcagtgtctctgagtcctctgtga